The following are encoded together in the Drosophila biarmipes strain raj3 chromosome 3L, RU_DBia_V1.1, whole genome shotgun sequence genome:
- the LOC108035485 gene encoding cuticle protein 19 yields MANFVCFVILSLALFASVAVARPGYALDYYDHPKYAFNYGVADHSTGDVKSQHETRDGDVVKGQYSLVEPDGSIRTVDYTADSIHGFNAVVTKSGPTVHAQAVVANPIVAHKPVLAHYEPQVVKHVAPVAHAPLVVASPAPYVAKHYAPAAAAPIHYDYDDGYYNQGQQYEYIPQYDQYNYGHYASPYAGHY; encoded by the exons atggcaaaCTTTGTGTGCTTCGTTATCCTTTCGTTGGCCCTATTCGCCAGCGTGGCTGTGGCGCGACCGGGATATGCCCTGGATTACTAT GACCACCCGAAATATGCCTTCAACTATGGAGTGGCTGACCACAGCACAGGAGATGTGAAGTCGCAGCACGAGACGCGGGATGGGGATGTGGTCAAGG GTCAATACTCGCTGGTTGAGCCCGACGGTTCCATCCGGACAGTGGACTACACGGCGGACTCCATACACGGCTTCAATGCGGTGGTGACCAAGTCGGGACCCACTGTGCACGCCCAGGCGGTGGTGGCCAATCCCATTGTGGCCCACAAGCCCGTCCTGGCCCACTACGAGCCGCAGGTGGTGAAGCACGTGGCCCCGGTGGCCCACGCCCCGCTGGTGGTGGCCTCCCCGGCGCCCTACG TGGCCAAGCACTATGCTCCGGCGGCAGCTGCTCCCATCCACTACGACTACGACGACGGCTACTACAACCAGGGCCAGCAGTACGAGTACATTCCCCAGTACGACCAGTACAACTACGGCCACTACGCGAGTCCCTATGCGGGTCACTACTAG
- the LOC108035486 gene encoding cuticle protein 7: MAFFKSLICLAVLSAASAGVLHGHGAGLYAAAPAIYAGHGHHDEGIDYHAYPKYHYNYGVADSHTGDVKSQHEVRDGDVVKGSYSLVEPDGSVRTVEYTADDHNGFNAVVHKTGPTVHHAAPAVVAHAAPAVVAHAAPQVAYAPAIAHHVAAAPAVPYAGSLAHHAAVPAYGYATHNAHAHVAHY, encoded by the exons atgGCATTCTTCAAA TCCCTGATCTGCCTGGCCGTCCTGAGCGCCGCCTCCGCCGGAGTCCTCCACGGACATGGAGCTGGTCTCTACGCCGCCGCCCCGGCCATCTACGCCGGCCATGGACACCACGACGAGGGAATCGACTACCAT GCCTACCCCAAGTACCACTACAACTACGGAGTGGCTGACTCCCACACCGGCGATGTGAAGTCCCAGCACGAGGTGCGCGACGGCGATGTGGTGAAGGGATCCTACTCCCTGGTGGAGCCCGACGGTTCGGTGCGCACCGTGGAGTACACCGCCGATGACCACAACGGCTTCAATGCCGTGGTCCACAAGACCGGACCCACCGTACACCATGCCGCTCCCGCCGTGGTGGCCCATGCCGCGCCCGCCGTGGTGGCCCATGCTGCTCCCCAGGTGGCCTACGCCCCGGCCATTGCCCACCATGTGGCCGCCGCTCCCGCCGTGCCCTATGCCGGCTCCCTGGCGCATCACGCCGCCGTGCCCGCCTACGGCTATGCCACCCACAACGCCCACGCGCATGTGGCCCACTACTAA
- the LOC108034626 gene encoding uncharacterized protein LOC108034626 isoform X2, with product MSALPSPTTCGCPPVHWIFVVIVLLSMAIGPGHAMPRSARNTQLMFSELLGGGNEDNNYYGEQLRYQQQQQQEQKQLRLPSFARKWPSLRDLLLTADYDDFGVTQESDEQEAPNSRLLARLHKLGDNGGGDELRYNVVSDLTNMPSKKVLPGHSLKDHNTKKNVQYMSPCHFKICNMGRKRNAGYNPY from the exons ATGTCAGCCCTGCCGTCGCCCACCACCTGTGGATGCCCACCTGTCCACTGGATATTCGTTGTCATTGTGCTCCTGTCAATGGCGATTGGGCCGGGCCACGCCATGCCCCGTTCAGCCAGGAATACGCAGTTGATGTTCAGCGAGCTCCTGGGAGGCGGAAACGAGGACAACAACTATTATGGCGAGCAGTTG AGgtaccagcaacagcagcagcaggagcagaagcAGCTGCGTTTGCCATCCTTTGCCCGGAAGTGGCCTTCGCTGAGGGATCTCCTGCTCACCGCGGACTACGATGACTTCGGAGTGACCCAGGAGAGTGACGAGCAGGAGGCCCCCAATTCCCGTCTGCTGGCCCGACTCCACAAGCTCGGCGACAATGGAGGCGGCGATGAGCTGCGCTACAATGTCGTCAGCGACCTGACCAATATGCCCAGCAAGAAGGTGCTTCCAGGACATTCCCTCAAGGATCACAACACCAAGAAGAATGTTCAAT ATATGTCGCCTTGCCACTTCAAGATCTGCAACATGGGACGCAAACGCAATGCCGGCTACAATCCCTACTAA
- the LOC108034626 gene encoding uncharacterized protein LOC108034626 isoform X1, with protein sequence MSALPSPTTCGCPPVHWIFVVIVLLSMAIGPGHAMPRSARNTQLMFSELLGGGNEDNNYYGEQLRYQQQQQQEQKQLRLPSFARKWPSLRDLLLTADYDDFGVTQESDEQEAPNSRLLARLHKLGDNGGGDELRYNVVSDLTNMPSKKVLPGHSLKDHNTKKNVQFRKQYMSPCHFKICNMGRKRNAGYNPY encoded by the exons ATGTCAGCCCTGCCGTCGCCCACCACCTGTGGATGCCCACCTGTCCACTGGATATTCGTTGTCATTGTGCTCCTGTCAATGGCGATTGGGCCGGGCCACGCCATGCCCCGTTCAGCCAGGAATACGCAGTTGATGTTCAGCGAGCTCCTGGGAGGCGGAAACGAGGACAACAACTATTATGGCGAGCAGTTG AGgtaccagcaacagcagcagcaggagcagaagcAGCTGCGTTTGCCATCCTTTGCCCGGAAGTGGCCTTCGCTGAGGGATCTCCTGCTCACCGCGGACTACGATGACTTCGGAGTGACCCAGGAGAGTGACGAGCAGGAGGCCCCCAATTCCCGTCTGCTGGCCCGACTCCACAAGCTCGGCGACAATGGAGGCGGCGATGAGCTGCGCTACAATGTCGTCAGCGACCTGACCAATATGCCCAGCAAGAAGGTGCTTCCAGGACATTCCCTCAAGGATCACAACACCAAGAAGAATGTTCAAT TTCGTAAACAAT ATATGTCGCCTTGCCACTTCAAGATCTGCAACATGGGACGCAAACGCAATGCCGGCTACAATCCCTACTAA
- the LOC108035638 gene encoding CUE domain-containing protein 1 isoform X2, which yields MSTLQLEFSQAMTDFKKMFPDIDREVIEAILRANLGAVDQTIDALLAMSIDNQQSLINLNDSAKDLQLVDTTDGVAPGAAAGAVAGAVGAPSGLLQTAGASPNHQNTGASPKQRPLGSASSQNNTPTKRSRRWNPPILGPLPAGFLRITPAPGQQDFELPDEQFALMLQNEEFMNQLRWNQDFMNALEKEQNGKAKGEDDAPFQERLKNMGKMSRKKFLQMARVFTWQRNKKVTTAKQIDSLPLREEPSDDEDHHHSSQQRDQANQQQSSQQQGQLQLRK from the exons atgTCGACGCTGCAGCTGGAATTCTCGCAGGCCATGACCGACTTCAAGAAGATGTTCCCGGACATCGACCGCGAGGTGATCGAGGCCATCCTGCGGGCGAACCTGGGGGCCGTGGACCAGACCATCGACGCCCTGCTGGCCATGTCGATTGACAACCAG CAGAGCCTCATCAACCTGAACGACTCGGCCAAAGACCTGCAGCTGGTGGACACCACGGACGGCGTTGCACCGGGAGCGGCTGCAGGGGCGGTTGCTGGAGCTGTTGGGGCTCCCAGTGGCCTGCTGCAGACGGCTGGTGCCTCGCCGAACCACCAGAACACGGGCGCCTCGCCCAAGCAACGACCCCTGGGATCGGCCAGCAGCCAGAACAACACGCCCACCAAGCGCAGTCGTCGCTGGAATCCGCCCATTCTGGGGCCACTGCCGGCCGGCTTTCTGCGGATTACGCCCGCCCCCGGGCAGCAGGACTTCGAGCTTCCCGACGAACAGTTCGCCCTGATGTTGCAGAACGAGGAATTCATGAACCAACTGCGCTGGAACCAGGACTTCATGAACGCCCTCGAGAAGGAGCAGAACGGCAAGGCCAAGGGCGAGGACGACGCCCCCTTCCAGGAGCGGCTCAAGAACATGGGCAAGATGTCGCGCAAGAAGTTCCTGCAGATGGCCCGGGTCTTCACCTGGCAGCGCAACAAGAAGGTGACCACCGCCAAGCAGATAGACTCGCTGCCGCTGCGCGAGGAGCCCAGCGACGACGAGGATCACCAccacagcagccagcagcggGATCAGGCCAATCAGCAGCAGTCCAGCCAGCAGCAGGGACAACTGCAGCTGCGCAAGTGA
- the LOC108035638 gene encoding CUE domain-containing protein 1 isoform X3 — MSTLQLEFSQAMTDFKKMFPDIDREVIEAILRANLGAVDQTIDALLAMSIDNQSLINLNDSAKDLQLVDTTDGVAPGAAAGAVAGAVGAPSGLLQTAGASPNHQNTGASPKQRPLGSASSQNNTPTKRSRRWNPPILGPLPAGFLRITPAPGQQDFELPDEQFALMLQNEEFMNQLRWNQDFMNALEKEQNGKAKGEDDAPFQERLKNMGKMSRKKFLQMARVFTWQRNKKVTTAKQIDSLPLREEPSDDEDHHHSSQQRDQANQQQSSQQQGQLQLRK; from the exons atgTCGACGCTGCAGCTGGAATTCTCGCAGGCCATGACCGACTTCAAGAAGATGTTCCCGGACATCGACCGCGAGGTGATCGAGGCCATCCTGCGGGCGAACCTGGGGGCCGTGGACCAGACCATCGACGCCCTGCTGGCCATGTCGATTGACAACCAG AGCCTCATCAACCTGAACGACTCGGCCAAAGACCTGCAGCTGGTGGACACCACGGACGGCGTTGCACCGGGAGCGGCTGCAGGGGCGGTTGCTGGAGCTGTTGGGGCTCCCAGTGGCCTGCTGCAGACGGCTGGTGCCTCGCCGAACCACCAGAACACGGGCGCCTCGCCCAAGCAACGACCCCTGGGATCGGCCAGCAGCCAGAACAACACGCCCACCAAGCGCAGTCGTCGCTGGAATCCGCCCATTCTGGGGCCACTGCCGGCCGGCTTTCTGCGGATTACGCCCGCCCCCGGGCAGCAGGACTTCGAGCTTCCCGACGAACAGTTCGCCCTGATGTTGCAGAACGAGGAATTCATGAACCAACTGCGCTGGAACCAGGACTTCATGAACGCCCTCGAGAAGGAGCAGAACGGCAAGGCCAAGGGCGAGGACGACGCCCCCTTCCAGGAGCGGCTCAAGAACATGGGCAAGATGTCGCGCAAGAAGTTCCTGCAGATGGCCCGGGTCTTCACCTGGCAGCGCAACAAGAAGGTGACCACCGCCAAGCAGATAGACTCGCTGCCGCTGCGCGAGGAGCCCAGCGACGACGAGGATCACCAccacagcagccagcagcggGATCAGGCCAATCAGCAGCAGTCCAGCCAGCAGCAGGGACAACTGCAGCTGCGCAAGTGA
- the LOC108035638 gene encoding CUE domain-containing protein 1 isoform X1 — MSTLQLEFSQAMTDFKKMFPDIDREVIEAILRANLGAVDQTIDALLAMSIDNQNEKLRNELDANVSPQQSLINLNDSAKDLQLVDTTDGVAPGAAAGAVAGAVGAPSGLLQTAGASPNHQNTGASPKQRPLGSASSQNNTPTKRSRRWNPPILGPLPAGFLRITPAPGQQDFELPDEQFALMLQNEEFMNQLRWNQDFMNALEKEQNGKAKGEDDAPFQERLKNMGKMSRKKFLQMARVFTWQRNKKVTTAKQIDSLPLREEPSDDEDHHHSSQQRDQANQQQSSQQQGQLQLRK, encoded by the exons atgTCGACGCTGCAGCTGGAATTCTCGCAGGCCATGACCGACTTCAAGAAGATGTTCCCGGACATCGACCGCGAGGTGATCGAGGCCATCCTGCGGGCGAACCTGGGGGCCGTGGACCAGACCATCGACGCCCTGCTGGCCATGTCGATTGACAACCAG AACGAGAAACTGCGCAATGAACTGGATGCTAATGTCTCGCCCCAGCAGAGCCTCATCAACCTGAACGACTCGGCCAAAGACCTGCAGCTGGTGGACACCACGGACGGCGTTGCACCGGGAGCGGCTGCAGGGGCGGTTGCTGGAGCTGTTGGGGCTCCCAGTGGCCTGCTGCAGACGGCTGGTGCCTCGCCGAACCACCAGAACACGGGCGCCTCGCCCAAGCAACGACCCCTGGGATCGGCCAGCAGCCAGAACAACACGCCCACCAAGCGCAGTCGTCGCTGGAATCCGCCCATTCTGGGGCCACTGCCGGCCGGCTTTCTGCGGATTACGCCCGCCCCCGGGCAGCAGGACTTCGAGCTTCCCGACGAACAGTTCGCCCTGATGTTGCAGAACGAGGAATTCATGAACCAACTGCGCTGGAACCAGGACTTCATGAACGCCCTCGAGAAGGAGCAGAACGGCAAGGCCAAGGGCGAGGACGACGCCCCCTTCCAGGAGCGGCTCAAGAACATGGGCAAGATGTCGCGCAAGAAGTTCCTGCAGATGGCCCGGGTCTTCACCTGGCAGCGCAACAAGAAGGTGACCACCGCCAAGCAGATAGACTCGCTGCCGCTGCGCGAGGAGCCCAGCGACGACGAGGATCACCAccacagcagccagcagcggGATCAGGCCAATCAGCAGCAGTCCAGCCAGCAGCAGGGACAACTGCAGCTGCGCAAGTGA
- the LOC108035429 gene encoding ras-related protein Rap1, whose protein sequence is MREYKIVVLGSGGVGKSALTVQFVQCIFVEKYDPTIEDSYRKQVEVDGQQCMLEILDTAGTEQFTAMRDLYMKNGQGFVLVYSITAQSTFNDLQDLREQILRVKDTDDVPMVLVGNKCDLEEERVVGKELGKNLATQFNCAFMETSAKAKVNVNDIFYDLVRQINKKSPEKKQKKPKKSLCVLL, encoded by the coding sequence ATGCGTGAGTACAAAATCGTGGTCCTGGGAAGCGGCGGCGTGGGAAAATCGGCGCTGACGGTCCAGTTTGTTCAGTGCATCTTCGTGGAGAAGTACGATCCCACCATCGAGGACAGTTACAGGAAGCAGGTGGAGGTGGACGGGCAGCAGTGCATGCTGGAGATCCTGGACACGGCGGGCACGGAGCAGTTCACCGCCATGCGGGATCTGTACATGAAGAACGGCCAGGGCTTCGTGTTGGTCTACTCGATTACGGCGCAATCCACGTTCAACGATCTGCAGGACCTGCGAGAGCAGATCCTGCGAGTCAAGGACACGGACGATGTGCCCATGGTACTGGTGGGCAACAAGTGCGACCTCGAGGAGGAGCGCGTCGTCGGCAAGGAGCTGGGCAAGAACCTGGCCACCCAGTTCAACTGCGCCTTCATGGAGACCTcagccaaagccaaagtgAATGTGAACGATATTTTCTACGACCTGGTCCGGCAGATCAACAAGAAGTCGCCCGAGAAGAAACAGAAGAAGCCGAAAAAGTCCCTATGTGTTCTGCTATAA